One genomic window of Maribacter aquivivus includes the following:
- a CDS encoding DUF1573 domain-containing protein: protein MKKIVLIVGLVSMVAFTSCKENASSKIKTDNVAEAAVRDEAAKAVPVMAFEKAEHDFGTIEQGTPQETVFVFTNTGNAPLIITDAKSSCGCTVPNPPKDPIAPGEKGELKVNFNGSGQNQVTKTITVTANTEKGSELLRIKAFVNPKGAAPLGPVK, encoded by the coding sequence ATGAAAAAAATAGTTCTAATTGTTGGTCTTGTATCAATGGTAGCTTTTACTTCTTGTAAAGAAAACGCATCAAGTAAGATCAAAACAGATAATGTAGCAGAGGCTGCGGTAAGAGATGAGGCTGCTAAAGCAGTACCTGTAATGGCTTTTGAGAAAGCAGAACATGATTTTGGTACAATTGAGCAAGGTACTCCACAAGAGACCGTATTTGTATTTACCAATACTGGTAATGCTCCGTTAATTATTACTGATGCTAAAAGTAGCTGTGGTTGTACAGTTCCTAATCCTCCAAAGGATCCTATTGCACCAGGAGAAAAAGGTGAGTTAAAAGTGAACTTTAACGGTTCTGGTCAAAACCAGGTTACTAAAACTATTACGGTTACAGCAAATACTGAAAAAGGTTCTGAGCTTTTAAGAATTAAAGCTTTCGTTAACCCAAAAGGAGCGGCTCCATTAGGACCTGTTAAATAA